The Setaria italica strain Yugu1 chromosome IX, Setaria_italica_v2.0, whole genome shotgun sequence genome has a window encoding:
- the LOC101777021 gene encoding protein CASP — METEAAALSQLQLQLLALVSELRLLRERERGARDELRDAGQRWEEAEEEHRREARELRAEVAARDDALRKLEARIKCLENENELLEKNENNLKETMEGLLQSREAFIKHYEDSTCSMQWTIQMKDKQIAVISEKLNSHLVLFSSVQKEVAAVKQVLGDVHFLVGEKENVVADLKDKVQMISVLEKDVVDKLNFLESKISAYQLELRSRARIIYELKDRLEAEKLNNSFQPQLEELKKALLVKDDIIERLTSEKQAMHVELHNMEIALQRFQDLFSSIGHGRMKNFLAISGSQDVNNGQPESIPGTQGGLANEHNSVTAIDEAATTQNVDHQLEISPGSMQVQSPTCLKFGALSSPEPVAAHTEKADCLPELKEDIVMGDLSPTHPTDSVNPEPDSENQQLL, encoded by the exons atggagactgaggcggcggcgctgtcgcagctgcagctgcagctcctcGCCCTCGTCTCCGAGCTTCGCCTTCTCCGG GAGCGGGAGCGCGGCGCCCGCGACGAGCTCCGCGACGCCGGCCAG AggtgggaggaggcggaggaggagcaccgCAGGGAGGCTCGGGAGCTACGCGCGGAGGTGGCCGCGCGGGACGACGCGCTGCGGAAGCTCGAGGCGAGG ATAAAGTGCCTTGAGAATGAGAATGAGTTGCTGGAGAAGAATGAAAACAACTTGAAAGAAACCATGGAGGGGCTGCTTCAATCAAGGGAGGCTTTCATAAAACATTATGAG GACTCTACTTGTTCTATGCAATGGACCATCCAGATGAAGGATAAACAGATCGCCGTAATTTCAGAAAAGTTAAATTCTCATCTTGTTTTATTTAGTTCGGTACAAAAGGAAGTTGCGGCGGTGAAACAAGTATTAGGTGATGTGCATTTTCTGGTTGGTGAGAAGGAAAATGTAG TTGCTGATTTGAAGGATAAGGTCCAAATGATTTCTGTGCTTGAGAAAGATGTTGTAG ATAAACTTAATTTCTTGGAAAGTAAAATTAGTGCTTACCAGCTTGAACTCCGGAGTAGGGCAAGGATCATATATGAGTTGAAAGATCGCCTTGAGGCTGAGAAGCTTAACAACAGTTTTCAGCCCCAACTGGAAGAA CTTAAAAAAGCTTTGTTGGTGAAGGATGATATTATTGAGAGATTAACTTCAGAGAAGCAG GCAATGCATGTGGAGCTTCACAATATGGAGATTGCTTTACAGAGATTTCAAGATTTATTCAGTAGCATTGGACATGGG AGGATGAAGAACTTTTTAGCAATTTCTGGAAGTCAGGATGTGAATAATGGGCAGCCTGAAAG CATTCCGGGTACACAGGGAGGTCTAGCCAATGAGCATAACTCGGTAACTGCAATTGACGAAGCAG CTACCACTCAAAATGTAGACCATCAGTTGGAAATTAGTCCAGGCAGCATGCAAGTACAAAGCCCAACATGCCTCAAG TTTGGTGCATTGTCATCTCCGGAGCCAGTAGCAGCACATACAGAAAAAGCTGACTGCCTTCCTGAGCTCAAAGAAGACATTGTCATG GGTGATTTATCTCCCACGCATCCAACAGATTCTGTGAATCCGGAACCTGACTCGGAGAATCAACAGCTTCTGTGA
- the LOC101776197 gene encoding IQ domain-containing protein IQM3, translated as MGLSISYPPDDYLPAVEDNMGRLFIRSLSFDDMEDAADSPSSLPPGFGHGKLIIEGSLSFKRREADNVQMQTLMSVRSPKPDRDSCNVSPSAGTSSSSRFGPARDRPPDHPVDGSESPRHQAAALRLQKVYKSFRTRRQLADCAVLVEQRWWKLLDFALLKRNSVSFFDIEKPETAVSKWSRARMRAAKVGKGLSKDEKAQKLALQHWLEAIDPRHRYGHNLHFYYHRWLHCESKQPFFYWLDVGEGKDVNLEDHCPRWKMHKQCIKYLGPKERESYEVIVENKRLMYKLSRQIVDTTGSARGTKWIFVLSTCKTLYIGQKQKGVFQHSSFLAGGATSAAGRLVVEDGHLKAVWPHSGHYRPTEQNFQEFMNFLKDRSVDLSDVKLSPSEGEEDGDFSLRGNHSQLDLTKLCQQEQNQEQEAQSVQRHGEAEDEAETCNAEPTQPPTETSTPAATIRKASSDNRLQGKRPPRLLISSNNRIPLPPAPHCSSSSRPSPSPGGKEIDPDSAMLGECLDFCKRNLFAEDWLDDHGLDDLAEVPEELILSRINSKRAMRSYQLGKQLSFQWSTGAGPRIGCVRDYPSELQFRALEEVSLSPRGGRPARFPSPRLGALTPNSIPAGKCGSLTADGDGVSMSLKPRQRSATWTAF; from the exons ATGGGGCTCTCAATCTCATACCCACCGGATGACTACCTGCCAGCAGTGGAGGACAACATGGGCCGGCTGTTCATCCGGTCCCTCAGCTTCGACGACATGGAGGACGCAGCCGATTCACCTTCCTCATTGCCCCCTGGATTCGGCCACGGGAAGCTGATCATAGAAGGGTCCCTGAGCTTCAAGAGGAGAGAGGCAGACAACGTTCAGATGCAGACTCTCATGTCCGTCAGGAGTCCCAAACCTGACAGAGACAGTTGCAATGTAAGTCCTAGTGCTGGCACTTCTAGTTCATCAAGATTCGGGCCAGCCCGAGACCGTCCACCAGATCATCCTGTAGACGGAAGTGAAAGCCCGAGGCACCAGGCCGCGGCACTCAGGCTGCAGAAGGTGTACAAGAGCTTCAGGACAAGGCGGCAGCTTGCGGATTGTGCCGTTCTTGTGGAACAACGATG GTGGAAATTGCTCGACTTTGCGCTGCTCAAGCGGAATTCGGTGTCATTCTTCGATATAGAGAAGCCTGAGACTGCTGTGTCAAAATGGTCCCGGGCAAGAATGAGGGCTGCCAAG GTTGGCAAAGGTCTCTCCAAGGATGAAAAGGCCCAGAAACTTGCCCTGCAGCATTGGCTTGAGGCG ATTGACCCTCGACATCGGTATGGCCACAACCTGCACTTTTACTACCACCGTTGGCTCCACTGCGAGAGCAAGCAACCATTCTTCTACTG GTTGGATGTAGGTGAAGGGAAAGATGTCAACTTAGAGGACCATTGCCCAAGATGGAAGATGCACAAGCAATGTATCAAGTACCTTGGCCCT AAAGAAAGGGAATCTTACGAAGTGATAGTCGAGAATAAGAGGCTGATGTACAAGTTGAGCCGTCAGATTGTTGATACAACCGGAAGCGCCAGGGGAACAAAGTGGATCTTCGTGCTGAGTACATGCAAGACCCTTTACATCGGTCAG AAGCAGAAGGGTGTATTCCAGCACTCAAGCTTCCTTGCAGGAGGAGCGACATCTGCTGCAGGGAGACTGGTTGTAGAGGATGGACATCTGAAG GCTGTGTGGCCTCACAGCGGGCATTATCGACCGACAGAGCAGAACTTCCAGGAGTTCATGAACTTCCTAAAGGACAGGAGTGTGGATCTCAGCGACGTGAAG TTGAGCCCGTCAGAAGGTGAAGAAGATGGCGACTTCAGCCTCAGGGGCAACCACTCGCAGCTGGACTTGACCAAGCTCTGCCAGCAAGAACAGAACCAAGAACAAGAGGCACAATCCGTGCAGCGCCATGGCGAAGCCGAAGACGAAGCCGAGACCTGCAACGCCGAGCCCACCCAGCCACCTACCGAGACGAGCACCCCGGCGGCGACGATCAGGAAGGCCTCCTCAGACAACAGGCTACAAGGGAAGCGGCCGCCGAGGCTGCTGATCAGCTCCAACAACAGGATCCCGCTGCCACCGGCTCcgcactgcagcagcagctcccggccgtcgccgtcgccgggcgGCAAGGAGATCGACCCGGACTCGGCCATGCTAGGCGAGTGCCTCGACTTCTGCAAGCGCAACCTGTTCGCGGAGGACTGGCTCGATGACCACGGCCTGGACGACCTGGCGGAGGTGCCGGAGGAGCTGATCCTGAGCCGCATCAACTCCAAGCGCGCCATGCGGTCGTACCAGCTCGGCAAGCAGCTGTCCTTCCAGTGGAGCACCGGCGCCGGGCCGCGCATCGGGTGCGTCCGGGACTACCCGTCGGAGCTCCAGTTCAGGGCGCTGGAGGAGGTCAGCCTGTCGCCCCGCGGGGGAAGGCCGGCGAGGTTCCCGTCGCCGAGGCTGGGCGCGCTGACGCCCAACAGCATTCCGGCCGGCAAGTGCGGAAGCCTcaccgccgacggcgacggcgtgaGCATGTCGCTCAAGCCCAGGCAGAGGAGTGCTACCTGGACTGCATTCTGA